The Immundisolibacter cernigliae genome has a window encoding:
- a CDS encoding zinc-dependent alcohol dehydrogenase family protein, with protein MKVIEIPEFGVAKLAVVERPDPQPGPGQVLVRVWAVSLNFRDLMTVQGQYNPRQKLPLIPLSDGAGEVVSVGPGVRRFKPGDRVVAIFAQKWLGGDATPAARGSTLGGPGDGMAAELVALDEDGLLPIPEHLSFEQAATLPCAGVTAWNAVVVQGQVKPGDTVLALGTGGVSLFALQFAKAAGAKVIITSSSDEKLARAKALGADHGVNYASEPDWDKAVLALTDKAGVDQVVEVGGAGTIGKSINSARMGGTITIIGVLAGNASEMDLRPVLMKGLRLHGVFVGPREMFEAMNRAITTHHIEPVIDRVFERADIGAAFEHMAAGRHFGKIVVRM; from the coding sequence ATGAAGGTGATCGAAATTCCCGAATTCGGCGTCGCCAAGCTGGCGGTCGTCGAGCGTCCCGACCCGCAGCCCGGCCCCGGTCAGGTGCTGGTGCGCGTGTGGGCCGTGTCGCTGAATTTCCGCGACCTGATGACCGTGCAGGGCCAGTACAACCCGCGCCAGAAGCTGCCGCTGATCCCGCTGTCCGACGGTGCCGGCGAGGTAGTGTCGGTCGGTCCCGGCGTGCGCCGCTTCAAGCCCGGCGACCGGGTGGTGGCGATCTTTGCGCAGAAATGGCTGGGCGGCGATGCCACACCGGCGGCCCGCGGCTCCACGCTTGGCGGCCCCGGCGATGGCATGGCGGCGGAACTGGTGGCACTCGACGAAGACGGCCTGTTGCCGATCCCCGAGCATCTTTCCTTCGAGCAGGCGGCGACGCTGCCCTGCGCCGGCGTCACGGCCTGGAACGCGGTCGTGGTGCAGGGTCAGGTCAAGCCGGGCGACACCGTGCTGGCGCTGGGTACCGGCGGCGTGTCGCTGTTTGCGCTGCAGTTCGCCAAGGCGGCCGGCGCCAAGGTCATCATCACCTCCAGCAGCGACGAGAAACTGGCCCGCGCCAAGGCGCTGGGCGCTGATCACGGCGTCAACTACGCGAGCGAACCGGACTGGGACAAGGCGGTGCTGGCGCTCACCGACAAGGCCGGCGTCGATCAGGTGGTCGAGGTCGGCGGTGCCGGCACCATCGGCAAGTCGATCAACTCGGCTCGCATGGGCGGCACCATCACCATCATCGGCGTGCTGGCGGGCAACGCCTCGGAAATGGATCTGCGTCCGGTGCTGATGAAGGGCCTGCGCCTGCATGGCGTGTTCGTCGGCCCGCGCGAGATGTTCGAGGCCATGAACCGCGCCATCACCACCCACCACATCGAACCGGTCATCGATCGCGTGTTCGAGCGCGCCGACATAGGCGCCGCCTTCGAGCACATGGCGGCCGGCAGGCACTTCGGCAAGATCGTGGTGCGCATGTGA
- a CDS encoding lipid-binding SYLF domain-containing protein produces MKSSFASRPVLLMCLALLGPAIASAGQAEDDRLHAATDVLHQISEIPENAIPPELLANAYGIAVIPGVIKAGFVIGGRWGKGVIAVRQDSGWSNPSFITLAGGSIGWQIGAQSTDIILVFKTRRGVENLAASKVTLGADAAVAAGPVGRQASAATDAQMKAEIYSYSRSRGLFAGIALEGAVLQPDEEANAAAYGGNVSSWDVFDNRVFSTPPLAQKFRQALVQYAPPPTR; encoded by the coding sequence ATGAAATCGAGTTTTGCAAGTCGGCCCGTCCTACTGATGTGTCTGGCACTGCTGGGCCCAGCGATCGCCAGCGCCGGCCAGGCCGAGGATGACCGCCTGCACGCGGCAACCGATGTGCTGCATCAGATCAGCGAAATTCCCGAGAATGCCATTCCGCCCGAACTGCTGGCGAACGCCTACGGCATCGCCGTGATTCCCGGCGTGATCAAGGCCGGTTTCGTGATTGGCGGGCGCTGGGGCAAGGGCGTCATCGCCGTGCGTCAGGACAGCGGCTGGAGCAACCCCAGCTTCATCACCCTGGCCGGGGGCAGCATCGGTTGGCAGATCGGCGCCCAGTCGACCGACATCATCCTGGTGTTCAAGACCCGCCGCGGGGTCGAGAACCTGGCCGCGAGCAAGGTCACCCTGGGCGCGGACGCTGCCGTCGCCGCCGGGCCGGTCGGTCGCCAGGCTTCAGCCGCCACCGATGCGCAGATGAAGGCCGAGATCTACTCGTACTCACGCAGTCGTGGCTTGTTCGCCGGCATCGCGCTGGAAGGCGCTGTCCTGCAGCCGGACGAGGAGGCGAACGCCGCCGCCTACGGGGGCAATGTGTCGTCGTGGGACGTGTTCGACAACCGCGTGTTCAGCACGCCGCCGCTGGCGCAGAAATTTCGGCAGGCCCTCGTTCAGTACGCGCCGCCGCCGACCCGCTGA
- a CDS encoding ABC transporter permease yields MPQAAGLSSEPQSRTLRARGCWTVECLDEVMRSLEAWQEQGDWHLNTDAVTQLDTAGAWALHRLGAVAQARGAQIDYGALPPRHAALLELVRGRLLGAPPPASRTGGPLEQIGRAVVQKLADVLNFLDFWGQLILDGAARLRRFRLDRLVQEIDAAGVRALPLLGVLAFLMGVVITYQAGEPLKTFGANILVVNLVGVTMLREMGPLLAAIIVAGRTGSAYTAQIGTMRLTEELDALRSIGITPMEMLVLPKVLALMLCLPLLTLYASALGIFGGMVVADGLYGVGYADFLRRLPNTFAPSTFWVGLIKAPVFALLVASVACHRGLRVGRSAESIGRETTTSVVQSIFLVIIADAVFSVVFQVMGL; encoded by the coding sequence ATGCCGCAGGCCGCCGGCCTGTCCAGCGAGCCGCAGTCGCGCACGCTGCGCGCGCGCGGTTGTTGGACGGTCGAGTGTCTGGACGAGGTGATGCGCAGCCTCGAGGCCTGGCAGGAACAGGGCGACTGGCATCTGAATACCGATGCGGTGACGCAACTGGACACCGCGGGCGCCTGGGCCCTGCACCGGCTGGGCGCTGTGGCGCAGGCCCGCGGCGCACAGATCGACTATGGTGCCCTGCCACCCCGGCACGCAGCATTGCTGGAACTGGTGCGCGGCCGCCTGTTGGGTGCGCCACCACCGGCATCGCGGACTGGCGGCCCGCTGGAACAGATCGGCCGAGCGGTGGTGCAAAAGCTCGCCGATGTTCTGAATTTTCTGGATTTCTGGGGCCAGCTGATCCTGGACGGCGCGGCTCGCCTGCGCCGGTTCCGGCTGGATCGACTGGTGCAGGAAATCGACGCCGCCGGCGTGCGCGCGCTGCCGTTGCTGGGGGTGCTGGCGTTCCTGATGGGGGTGGTCATCACCTACCAGGCGGGCGAGCCGCTCAAGACCTTCGGCGCCAACATCCTGGTGGTGAATCTGGTCGGCGTGACCATGTTGCGGGAGATGGGGCCGCTGCTGGCGGCCATCATCGTGGCCGGACGCACCGGCTCTGCCTACACCGCGCAGATCGGCACCATGCGCCTGACCGAGGAGCTCGATGCGCTGCGCAGCATCGGCATCACGCCGATGGAAATGCTGGTGCTGCCCAAGGTGCTGGCGCTGATGCTGTGTCTGCCCCTGCTCACGCTGTACGCGTCGGCGCTGGGCATATTCGGCGGCATGGTGGTGGCCGATGGCCTGTACGGTGTCGGCTATGCCGATTTCCTGCGTCGACTGCCGAACACCTTTGCGCCCAGCACCTTCTGGGTGGGCCTGATCAAGGCGCCGGTGTTCGCCCTGCTGGTGGCCAGCGTCGCCTGCCACCGCGGACTTCGCGTCGGGCGCAGTGCCGAGAGCATCGGGCGCGAAACCACCACCAGCGTGGTGCAGAGCATCTTTCTGGTCATCATTGCGGACGCCGTGTTCTCGGTGGTGTTTCAGGTGATGGGCCTGTGA
- a CDS encoding ABC transporter ATP-binding protein, with protein sequence MSDAPAIEAVSLATLAGGRVLHRDLSLTVHRGEVLAVVGGSGSGKTVLLRTLSLLQPPAGGQLTVLGQDAARLDAGGLRALRRCIGILFQQGALFTGLSVLDNVCLPLAEYTGLSLADRRELGMLRLGQAGLPADAAGKFPDELSGGMIKRAALARALALDPELLFLDEPSAGLDPVTAAGLDELLGDLRDLLGLTVLMVTHDLDSIARVSDRVAFLGRGALLAVAPVAELAASQEPEIRAYFAASPRDFGKPTCRPA encoded by the coding sequence GTGAGCGACGCCCCCGCCATTGAGGCCGTATCCCTGGCCACGCTGGCCGGCGGGCGGGTGCTGCATCGCGACCTGAGCCTGACCGTGCATCGCGGTGAGGTGCTGGCCGTGGTGGGTGGCTCCGGGTCCGGCAAGACGGTGCTGCTGCGAACGCTGAGTCTGCTGCAGCCGCCCGCCGGCGGGCAGCTGACCGTGCTCGGGCAGGATGCGGCGCGTCTGGACGCCGGCGGCTTGCGGGCACTTCGCCGATGCATCGGCATCCTGTTCCAGCAGGGCGCGCTGTTCACCGGCCTGAGCGTGCTCGACAATGTCTGCCTGCCGCTGGCGGAGTACACCGGCTTGTCGCTGGCCGATCGTCGCGAGCTGGGCATGCTGCGCCTGGGTCAGGCGGGCCTGCCGGCGGATGCGGCCGGCAAGTTTCCAGACGAGCTCAGCGGCGGCATGATCAAGCGTGCCGCCCTGGCCCGGGCACTGGCGCTGGATCCGGAGCTGCTGTTCCTGGACGAACCCTCGGCCGGACTCGACCCGGTGACTGCCGCCGGTCTGGACGAACTCCTCGGCGATTTGCGCGACCTGCTGGGACTGACCGTACTGATGGTGACGCACGATCTTGACTCCATCGCCCGTGTCAGCGACCGGGTTGCCTTTCTCGGCCGCGGGGCACTGCTGGCGGTGGCGCCGGTGGCCGAGCTTGCCGCCTCGCAGGAGCCGGAGATTCGCGCCTATTTCGCCGCCTCGCCACGCGATTTCGGAAAGCCGACATGCAGGCCCGCGTAG
- a CDS encoding MlaD family protein, with protein sequence MQARVAYVAVGAFVLLLGAALIGLGLWLGSGREAGEFRFYYAYTKDSVASLSPSSRVTYRGVEVGRVEAVELDPADSTQVRLTFKIRRDVPIKTDTVATLAVQGLTGLGSVELSGGSPDAPLLEHTKGSDYPVIQMQPSLMTRLDTALTLAMSTLEQASHRLLVILNDDNAQAIGAILANTKHITGALAGQSDRLDRTLGDLERLAKSGAQAGETLAPRIEQVLRQTEQLLATLRSTGEQVGTTARDSRRQLEYTGGVLLPQVERAVDELGSAAGSLRELGDRLSANPQMLLLGPPQREPGPGER encoded by the coding sequence ATGCAGGCCCGCGTAGCGTACGTCGCGGTCGGCGCCTTCGTGCTGCTGCTCGGGGCCGCGCTGATCGGCCTCGGGCTGTGGCTCGGCTCGGGGCGGGAAGCCGGCGAGTTTCGCTTCTACTATGCCTATACCAAAGACTCGGTTGCATCGCTGAGTCCGTCTTCGCGCGTGACGTATCGGGGCGTCGAGGTGGGTCGGGTGGAGGCCGTCGAGCTGGATCCGGCTGATTCCACGCAGGTGCGGCTGACCTTCAAGATCCGTCGCGATGTACCCATCAAGACGGACACCGTGGCGACCCTCGCCGTGCAGGGCCTGACCGGTCTGGGCTCGGTCGAACTCAGCGGCGGCAGTCCGGACGCGCCGCTGCTCGAGCACACCAAGGGCAGCGACTATCCGGTGATTCAAATGCAGCCCTCCCTCATGACACGTCTGGATACCGCGCTCACGCTTGCCATGAGCACGCTGGAACAGGCAAGTCACCGCCTGCTGGTGATCCTCAACGACGACAACGCCCAGGCCATCGGCGCCATTCTGGCCAACACGAAGCACATCACCGGTGCGCTGGCCGGACAGAGTGACCGACTGGACCGCACCCTGGGCGATCTGGAACGGCTGGCCAAGTCGGGTGCCCAGGCTGGTGAAACGCTGGCGCCGCGCATCGAGCAGGTGCTGCGGCAGACCGAACAGCTGCTGGCGACCCTGCGCAGCACCGGCGAGCAGGTTGGCACCACCGCCCGCGACAGTCGCCGTCAGCTCGAATACACCGGCGGTGTGCTGTTGCCCCAGGTCGAACGTGCGGTGGATGAGCTCGGTTCCGCCGCCGGCAGCCTGCGCGAACTGGGTGATCGGCTCAGCGCCAATCCGCAGATGTTGCTGCTTGGCCCGCCGCAGCGCGAGCCCGGCCCGGGGGAACGATGA
- a CDS encoding ABC-type transport auxiliary lipoprotein family protein, with translation MKHLIAAALLSLLAACSLPLTAPQADITHTLALPAQASIPLAIPVGSTIQVATPTAAPGYDTAAMAYRPSAHELRYFARQRWIDRPARLFGQALMDGFSAGGARVLAPGSGVRADYRLLSELLQLEQDFTRQPSRILLSVRLQLVDVGKRRVLGSRTLRLEQAAASDDPAGGVAAANALVQRAVVESAGFCRELLGN, from the coding sequence ATGAAGCATCTGATCGCCGCCGCGCTGTTGTCGCTGCTGGCCGCCTGTTCGCTGCCGCTGACGGCGCCCCAGGCGGACATCACGCATACCCTTGCGCTGCCCGCGCAGGCGAGCATCCCGTTGGCCATACCGGTGGGCAGTACCATCCAGGTGGCCACGCCGACCGCGGCGCCCGGTTATGACACCGCGGCCATGGCGTACCGACCGTCTGCGCACGAGCTGCGCTACTTCGCCCGCCAGCGATGGATCGACCGGCCGGCACGCCTGTTCGGGCAGGCGCTGATGGATGGCTTCTCGGCCGGCGGCGCGCGGGTGCTGGCACCGGGCAGCGGCGTGCGTGCCGACTACCGCCTGCTCAGCGAACTGCTGCAACTGGAACAGGACTTCACGCGCCAGCCAAGCCGGATCCTGCTGTCCGTACGACTGCAGCTGGTGGACGTGGGCAAAAGGCGCGTGCTGGGCAGCCGCACGCTGCGGCTGGAGCAAGCCGCCGCCAGCGACGATCCGGCCGGTGGCGTCGCCGCTGCCAATGCGCTTGTGCAGCGCGCGGTGGTCGAAAGCGCCGGCTTTTGCCGGGAACTGCTCGGCAACTGA
- the mtgA gene encoding monofunctional biosynthetic peptidoglycan transglycosylase, with the protein MNRAARALRGLLRALRYALLILLAVTVGAVLVLRWLPPPSTSFILQNRIAALRAGYGFYPYPYRWVDYEGIAPVMALAVVAAEDQRFREHHGLDLTGIRQAIRDNQYRNRPRGASTITQQTAKNLFLWRSQTLLRKGIELYFTGLLELLWPKQRILEVYLNVAQFGGSVFGVEAAAQTYFNKPAAALTRHEAALLAAALPSPSLLRVDAPSDYLRQRQRWVLNQMRLLGPGYLQGL; encoded by the coding sequence GTGAACCGCGCAGCGCGCGCGCTGCGCGGACTGCTGCGGGCACTGCGTTACGCGCTGCTGATCTTGCTGGCGGTGACTGTCGGGGCAGTGCTGGTGCTGCGCTGGCTGCCGCCGCCGTCCACCTCGTTCATCCTGCAAAACCGCATTGCAGCCCTGCGCGCCGGGTACGGCTTTTACCCCTACCCGTACCGATGGGTGGATTACGAAGGCATCGCGCCGGTCATGGCGCTGGCCGTGGTGGCGGCCGAGGACCAGCGCTTTCGCGAGCACCATGGCCTGGACCTGACCGGCATCCGGCAGGCGATTCGCGACAACCAGTATCGCAACCGCCCGCGCGGGGCCAGCACCATCACCCAGCAGACGGCCAAGAACCTGTTCCTGTGGCGCAGCCAGACCTTGCTGCGCAAGGGCATCGAGCTGTACTTCACCGGCCTGCTGGAACTGCTGTGGCCCAAGCAGCGGATTCTGGAGGTGTACCTGAACGTGGCCCAGTTCGGCGGCAGCGTGTTTGGCGTAGAAGCCGCCGCGCAAACCTACTTCAACAAACCCGCGGCGGCCTTGACCCGCCATGAAGCCGCCCTGCTGGCGGCAGCGCTGCCGTCGCCATCCCTGCTGCGGGTGGACGCCCCGTCGGACTATCTGCGCCAGCGCCAGCGCTGGGTGCTCAACCAGATGCGCCTTCTGGGGCCGGGCTACCTGCAGGGTTTGTGA
- a CDS encoding methyltransferase family protein, with the protein MSAETPRVPLPPPILYAVAIGLGLWLERPLPWPLPGGALRFWSGVVLIALAVALFGLCLRELRRHQTTINPHRAASNLVETGPFRFSRNPIYLSLTVLLVGVGLLASSTWVLLMLLWVLPVMQRLVVAREEEHLRWRFGQEYADYCARVRRWL; encoded by the coding sequence ATGAGCGCCGAAACCCCGCGCGTACCCCTACCACCGCCGATTCTGTATGCCGTCGCCATCGGCCTTGGCCTGTGGCTGGAGCGTCCCCTGCCGTGGCCGCTGCCGGGTGGCGCACTGCGATTCTGGAGCGGCGTGGTTCTGATCGCGCTGGCCGTGGCGCTGTTTGGGCTGTGCCTGCGCGAGCTGCGGCGCCACCAGACCACCATCAATCCGCACCGGGCGGCCAGCAATCTGGTCGAAACAGGCCCGTTTCGCTTCAGCCGCAACCCGATCTACCTCAGCCTGACCGTGCTGCTGGTCGGCGTCGGCCTGCTCGCCAGCAGCACCTGGGTGCTGCTGATGCTGCTGTGGGTGCTGCCGGTCATGCAGCGGCTGGTCGTCGCACGCGAGGAGGAGCACCTGCGCTGGCGCTTCGGCCAGGAATACGCAGACTACTGCGCACGGGTGCGCCGCTGGCTGTGA